From a single Sinorhizobium sp. RAC02 genomic region:
- a CDS encoding NAD(P)H-binding protein gives MTRILVLGGEGKTGRPIAERLREKGHEVRMGSRSAAIPFDWRDASGWSAVLEGVEAAYIAYQPDLAVPGSDDDIRRFSRLAAEAGVTRLVLLSGRGEDAAEVSEEAMKEAGIAWTVLRGSWFFQNFSEGLFAEPILAGELVLPSATVREPFIDTRDIADVAVAALTEEVHAGKTYELTGPRLMTFREATAEFSAAGGRAVTYTPVTIDAYAAMLREAQMPEDVIWLVTYLFGSVLDGRNEALTHDIERVLGRPPRDFADFARDVAETGFWRT, from the coding sequence ATGACACGCATTCTGGTTCTGGGTGGCGAGGGCAAGACGGGACGGCCGATCGCCGAGCGGCTGCGCGAAAAGGGGCATGAGGTGCGGATGGGGTCGCGTTCGGCGGCGATCCCGTTCGATTGGCGCGACGCCTCCGGCTGGTCGGCGGTACTGGAGGGCGTCGAGGCCGCCTACATCGCCTATCAGCCGGACCTCGCCGTACCTGGCTCGGACGACGACATTCGCCGGTTCTCTCGCCTGGCCGCGGAAGCGGGCGTCACGCGCCTCGTGCTGCTTTCGGGACGCGGCGAGGATGCCGCGGAAGTCAGCGAGGAGGCGATGAAGGAGGCCGGCATCGCCTGGACGGTGCTGCGCGGCAGCTGGTTCTTCCAGAATTTCAGCGAAGGCCTGTTTGCCGAGCCGATCCTTGCCGGCGAACTGGTCCTGCCCTCGGCGACGGTACGCGAACCCTTCATCGATACGCGCGACATCGCCGACGTTGCGGTGGCGGCGCTGACGGAGGAGGTGCATGCCGGCAAGACCTATGAATTGACCGGCCCGCGGCTGATGACCTTCCGCGAGGCGACGGCGGAATTTTCCGCGGCCGGCGGGCGCGCGGTGACCTATACGCCAGTCACGATCGACGCATATGCTGCCATGCTGCGCGAGGCTCAGATGCCGGAGGATGTCATCTGGCTCGTCACCTATCTGTTCGGCTCGGTGCTCGACGGCCGTAACGAGGCGCTTACCCATGACATCGAGCGCGTGCTCGGCCGACCGCCGCGCGATTTTGCGGATTTCGCCCGCGACGTGGCTGAAACCGGTTTCTGGAGGACCTGA
- a CDS encoding anthrone oxygenase family protein, producing MASAFPILTFLAILATALNAGLFFIFSVCIMAAFARLTPAEGAAAMNAINVVIQNPWFFSAFFGGALLSLVLAVLGFMQGGAGGLMAAAGGLIFLVAVIGVTIVFNVPLNNALAAAPAGSSEQAALWQRYLDVWTMWNHVRTLGSLAAVGLFALAFRQGL from the coding sequence ATGGCAAGCGCCTTTCCCATCCTGACCTTCCTCGCCATCCTTGCGACGGCGCTGAACGCCGGCCTGTTCTTCATCTTCTCCGTCTGCATCATGGCCGCCTTCGCGCGCCTGACGCCGGCGGAAGGGGCTGCGGCGATGAACGCCATCAATGTCGTCATCCAGAACCCCTGGTTCTTCTCGGCCTTCTTCGGCGGCGCGCTGCTGTCGCTGGTGCTGGCTGTCCTCGGTTTCATGCAGGGCGGGGCCGGCGGGCTGATGGCGGCGGCGGGCGGCCTCATCTTCCTCGTTGCTGTCATCGGCGTTACGATCGTCTTCAACGTGCCGCTTAACAATGCGTTGGCCGCGGCCCCCGCCGGCAGCTCCGAACAGGCGGCTCTCTGGCAGCGCTATCTCGATGTCTGGACGATGTGGAACCATGTGCGCACGCTTGGTTCGCTCGCCGCGGTCGGGCTTTTCGCGCTGGCCTTCCGCCAAGGGCTCTGA
- a CDS encoding amidase: protein MQDITALSALALSAAIAERRLDCRSVMAAYLSRIEAINPRINAIVSLRPAEDLLAEAEAADGALAAGEYRGWLHGLPFAVKDLSEAKGILCSFGSANYADFVPDYDDIHVERIRAAGAIIIGKTNAPEMGLGSHSYNPVFGVTRNPYDTGKSAGGSSGGAAAALAARLVPVADGSDMMGSLRNPAGFNNVVGFRPSFGRVPSLGNELFLGQLAVNGPIGRSVADVAALFATQAGHDPRDPLSLTDESLSLNAHRDLSGARIGWLGDFGGYLPFEPGVLELCRASLDVFRRLGCTVEEVAPGFDMARLWQTWRTLRHFLVANGQAEDYADPARRARMKREMIWEVENGQQLSANDVYAASLARSDWHRHVAGLFETYDFLILPSAQVFPFDAELDWPKAIDGRAMDTYHRWMEVVIGPTLAGLPVAAMPAGFGANGLPAGIQIIGRARADRDVLAAAASYEKATDWLGQHPQF from the coding sequence TTGCAGGACATTACCGCCCTTTCCGCCCTTGCCCTTTCCGCCGCCATTGCCGAACGCCGGCTCGATTGCCGCAGCGTGATGGCGGCCTACCTTTCCCGCATCGAGGCGATCAATCCGCGCATCAACGCCATCGTCAGCCTCCGCCCCGCCGAAGACCTTCTGGCCGAGGCAGAGGCGGCCGACGGGGCGCTGGCGGCGGGGGAGTATCGCGGCTGGCTGCACGGCCTGCCGTTTGCGGTGAAGGATCTCTCCGAGGCCAAGGGCATCCTTTGCTCCTTCGGCTCGGCGAATTATGCGGATTTCGTGCCGGATTATGACGACATCCATGTCGAGCGCATCCGCGCGGCGGGCGCCATCATCATCGGCAAGACCAATGCGCCGGAAATGGGCCTCGGCTCGCACAGCTACAATCCGGTCTTCGGCGTTACCCGCAATCCCTACGATACGGGCAAGAGCGCTGGCGGCTCCTCCGGTGGTGCAGCGGCAGCGCTTGCGGCACGGCTGGTGCCGGTCGCCGATGGCAGCGACATGATGGGGTCGCTGCGCAATCCTGCCGGCTTCAACAATGTCGTCGGTTTCCGCCCGTCCTTCGGCCGCGTGCCATCGCTGGGTAACGAGCTTTTCCTCGGCCAACTCGCGGTGAACGGCCCGATTGGGCGCAGCGTCGCCGATGTCGCGGCACTGTTCGCCACGCAGGCGGGGCATGATCCGCGCGATCCGTTGTCGCTGACCGACGAAAGCCTTTCATTGAATGCGCATCGCGACCTTTCCGGCGCCCGTATCGGCTGGCTCGGCGATTTCGGCGGCTATCTGCCCTTCGAGCCTGGCGTGCTGGAGTTGTGCCGCGCCTCGCTCGACGTCTTCCGCCGGCTTGGCTGCACGGTCGAGGAGGTCGCGCCCGGCTTCGACATGGCGCGGCTGTGGCAGACCTGGCGCACGCTCCGCCATTTCCTCGTCGCCAACGGGCAGGCGGAGGACTATGCCGATCCGGCGCGGCGCGCACGCATGAAGCGGGAGATGATCTGGGAGGTCGAGAACGGTCAGCAGCTGTCCGCCAACGACGTCTATGCCGCCTCGCTGGCACGCAGCGACTGGCATCGCCATGTCGCCGGCCTCTTCGAGACTTACGATTTCCTCATCCTGCCGTCGGCGCAGGTCTTCCCCTTCGACGCGGAGCTGGACTGGCCGAAGGCCATCGACGGGCGGGCGATGGATACCTATCACCGCTGGATGGAAGTGGTGATCGGCCCGACGCTGGCGGGGCTTCCCGTCGCCGCTATGCCGGCCGGTTTCGGCGCGAATGGACTGCCGGCAGGCATCCAGATCATCGGCCGGGCGCGGGCTGACCGTGACGTGCTTGCAGCGGCGGCAAGCTACGAAAAGGCGACCGACTGGCTTGGCCAGCATCCCCAATTCTAG
- a CDS encoding DUF2778 domain-containing protein — MASVYESARSASKSRRGRSGGILLSALLACGVIAGSAWAVVSTLGAMQDAVSSLSEGKKAIAASLHGKSVVTDRNRAERTVKIAKFSRLSQPSESERRQKQLTAEAVQVAHQRRISIQLASAVKREKAKAALIEAAVARAERSVEQEKAITGQPTMVTALLPDESARKNIQPFGLVMQKPETDEESILSEIPLPEAKPALETVTIERKPVEEKPVARTRREKQDDKEDVAIAKPERSLFNDFFKSKGSATGWPGKGTRVAIYDVSNATVYMPDGTKLRAHSGIGKMRDNPDYEHVKMTGPTPAGIYRLKMRERRFHGVEAIRMTSIDGRDPKNRTGLLTHTNLLRGQKGSHGCVAFQNYEPFLNAFKRGHITMMVVVPELPSSRTRLAALYRKAGA; from the coding sequence ATGGCGTCTGTGTACGAGTCCGCGCGTTCCGCGTCCAAATCCCGTCGGGGTCGTTCCGGGGGTATCCTTCTCAGCGCATTGCTTGCCTGCGGCGTCATCGCCGGGTCCGCCTGGGCCGTCGTCTCCACGCTCGGCGCGATGCAGGATGCGGTGTCCTCGCTTTCGGAAGGCAAGAAGGCGATTGCCGCGTCCCTTCACGGCAAGTCCGTAGTCACCGACAGGAACCGTGCCGAGCGCACGGTGAAGATCGCAAAGTTCTCCCGGCTTTCGCAGCCTTCTGAAAGCGAACGCCGCCAGAAGCAGCTGACCGCCGAAGCGGTCCAGGTCGCGCACCAGCGCCGCATTTCCATCCAGTTGGCCTCAGCCGTCAAACGCGAGAAGGCCAAGGCGGCGCTCATCGAGGCGGCCGTTGCGCGCGCCGAGCGCTCCGTCGAGCAGGAAAAGGCGATCACCGGTCAGCCGACCATGGTGACGGCGCTGCTTCCCGACGAATCCGCCCGCAAGAATATCCAGCCCTTCGGCCTCGTCATGCAGAAGCCGGAGACCGACGAGGAGAGCATCCTCAGCGAAATTCCGTTGCCGGAAGCCAAGCCGGCGCTTGAGACCGTCACCATCGAGCGCAAGCCGGTGGAAGAAAAGCCGGTCGCCCGCACGCGGCGCGAAAAACAGGACGACAAGGAAGACGTCGCCATCGCGAAGCCGGAGCGCTCGCTGTTCAACGATTTCTTCAAGAGCAAGGGCAGCGCAACCGGCTGGCCGGGCAAGGGCACCCGGGTGGCGATCTATGACGTCTCCAACGCGACCGTCTACATGCCCGACGGCACGAAGCTGCGCGCCCATTCCGGCATCGGCAAGATGCGTGACAATCCGGACTACGAGCACGTCAAGATGACCGGCCCGACGCCGGCTGGCATCTACCGCCTGAAGATGCGCGAGCGGCGCTTCCATGGCGTCGAGGCGATCCGCATGACATCGATCGACGGCCGCGACCCGAAGAACCGCACGGGACTGCTGACGCACACCAACCTGCTGCGCGGTCAGAAGGGCTCGCACGGCTGCGTCGCCTTCCAGAACTACGAGCCGTTCCTCAATGCCTTCAAGCGTGGCCACATCACCATGATGGTCGTGGTACCGGAACTGCCGTCGTCGCGCACACGGCTCGCGGCGCTCTACCGCAAGGCGGGCGCCTGA